One Pecten maximus chromosome 16, xPecMax1.1, whole genome shotgun sequence DNA window includes the following coding sequences:
- the LOC117345353 gene encoding probable transporter MCH1 — MAQKEGCTAMIPRILTLCVGCLGMITAGSIYAFGAYNVAVKRHFNYTQSEVEIIASMSNFGISFGMPAGFMCERLGARWTSLSALLISCLGFMLLWSTTEMKDYYAHTAPLQYLYFFLAGFGAIFMYMASMITNMNNFHPKHRGKVIGILDASFSGGPALFAFLFGECFINGHVKDEQNQNLNGFYLMSAICFGVVGLMGIIGLKSYETDISEADMSALASSTSVNTVHQPKDITGIELIKRTDFHFLFWAYLFCAGLQLMFQNNIGVYLKSYHLENYTTLFTTINPIAGVVCKFLVGYISDVVIEKVPRIGLLLFFNILQTAILILCIFFSDKLSMLVVALIGIGFSNGALWCLTPTMVSEFFGLKYFGRNWGSIIFGNAFGGLGIQQMFGAIYDNSISVKGKTDCYGLHCFTWSFAVVSVLSLCSCIFNYGLLQGEFEKRKYLKENASEEMRYGDAKIEESKL; from the exons ATGGCACAAAAGGAGGGCTGTACGGCCATGATCCCTCGGATTTTAACACTCTGTGTTGGGTGTCTCGGCATGATAACAGCCGGGTCTATCTATGCCTTTGGAGCGTATAATGTCGCTGTCAAAAGGCATTTCAACTACACTCAATCCGAAG TGGAAATAATAGCGTCAATGAGTAACTTCGGTATATCATTTGGTATGCCAGCTGGTTTTATGTGTGAGCGCCTTGGAGCCCGCTGGACCTCACTGTCGGCTCTACTGATATCCTGCCTTGGTTTTATGTTGCTATGGAGTACAACGGAAATGAAGGACTACTACGCGCACACCGCGCCACtacaatatctatatttctTCCTGGCAG GTTTCGGAGCAATTTTCATGTACATGGCAAGTATGATTACCAATATGAACAACTTCCATCCAAAGCACAGAGGCAAGGTGATCGGTATTCTGGACGCTTCATTCAGCGGCGGACCAGCACTCTTCGCTTTCCTGTTTGGGGAATGTTTCATCAATGGTCATGTCAAGGATGAACAGAATCAGAACCTTAACGGATTTTACCTAATGAGTGCTATATGTTTTGGAGTCGTCGGTCTTATGGGTATTATTGGCCTGAAATCGTATGAAACTGACATCAGTGAAGCTGATATGAGTGCATTAGCATCTAGTACAAGTGTTAACACTGTACACCAGCCAAAGGATATCACTGGCATTGAACTTATCAAAAGGACAGACTTTCATTTCCTTTTCTGGGCTTACTTATTTTGTGCGGGACTGCAGCTGATGTTTCAAAATAATATAGGCGTGTATCTGAAATCGTATCATCTGGAGAACTATACAACATTGTTCACAACCATTAACCCTATAGCGGGCGTGGTTTGTAAATTCCTGGTGGGATATATTTCTGACGTCGTAATAGAAAAAGTGCCTCGTATTGGTCTTCTTCtgttttttaacattttacaaaCTGCCATCCTGATTCTTTGTATCTTTTTCTCCGACAAACTCTCCATGTTAGTTGTTGCTCTCATTGGAATCGGCTTCTCAAATGGCGCCCTCTGGTGTTTAACGCCTACAATGGTTAGTGAATTTTTTGGACTGAAGTATTTCGGACGAAACTGGGGGAGCATCATATTTGGGAATGCGTTCGGTGGGTTAGGGATACAGCAAATGTTCGGTGCTATATATGATAATAGTATTTCAGTCAAAGGAAAAACGGATTGCTACGGTCTCCATTGCTTTACGTGGAGTTTTGCAGTCGTATCGGTACTAAGCCTTTGCTCCTGTATATTTAATTATGGATTGTTGCAGGGTGAATTTGAAAAACGAAAGTATTTGAAGGAAAATGCTTCAGAGGAAATGCGTTACGGTGACGCCAAAATAGAagaatcaaaattgtaa